The genomic stretch GAAGAGAGGTGCTGACCTCTACAGTAataggaaggacagaaaaataaacaagttaaTATATTAACAAAATTTTGTTAAGTCAAGCATGAGCACTGGGTATATGTACATGTGTATAATGCATAATTACTCagataaatgcataaatattgaaatacataaaaataaagttctttCTATTCAGGGacattataaaacattttaccaactgcaaaacaaataGATACAAAGAATACTACATCCAACATACAGGAAAACAGTAACACAATATATATAGTCTGGTGGGTATCCCAAGACAAAGCATCCCTTCATATACAtggtatatacatatatactcCTCTTTACTCAATATATTAtgacaatatatattttaaaacttttttataGACAAAACCCCCCTACAAAAACACAGCAAGGATCAAGCACACAAAACCAGGACTGACAAAGAATTTGCTACTACCCTTGctcacaccaccaccactttcATTGCTGGGAAAGATATGCCAGTGCTCTTTTCTGGGGTGCAATGCTTCCACATCCTTCAAGGCACtgtgagcagcagctgtgaagTTAACATCACCAGTTGTAAGTAGGTCAAATACACATGAGTAAAAATAGATGTCCTTCACCAGTATCTTCTCATGGCATTTGGTGGTGGCAGTTTCCAGTGTGTACACTGACCAGTGATGAGTAGCACCTGCCTGGGGGAGTAACTGCCCCATCACAGACAACAGCAAGTGGCTGCTATCATCAATACGTTCACTTGAAGGGCAACCATTCACACACAGCTGCAGATCCTGACTCTCCTCATAGGCCATAGCCAACTCTTGAGGCATGCGAATGGCCAGCGTTAAGTAGTGTCCAAGTTGGCGTATATACACTGTGGTTCCGATGTACCTGGCATGCATTTCAACATATTTGCCACCAATTTTTTCCACAATTTGCAAGCTCTTGGTGTTCCCATCACTTCCACTTGTTGTGCCATCCACAAAAGCTGCAGGTAAGTCATCGGTCACTGCTTGATATACTTTCTGATCTGTACAGTCTCGGTATGATTTAAAGATAATAGTTAtctgggggtggggaagagaaaaaaaaaaaaaaaagagaagttagtgatcatggggggaaaaaaaaaaatctctcttacTGGAAGAATTGCCAGGATTAGCTGTGTTAGAGTACTGTAAAAGCACTGATATGTTTATTCACAACCATCAATACAACAACCAGTGAGACAAGAGATGCATTACCGGAACAACTAGTCAAATTACTGGTTACAGCTCCTGGATCCATTTGTCCTAGGAATTGGGAGATTTGACACTTCCAATCCACTGCTACTAGAGAATGTGCCCATGGAGAAACAAAACTAGACtgaaaaataccccaaaacaTGTCTTTGAAAGGTGACTTCCAACAACACAGAAACCAGAAGCATAAACAAATTACTTGTTCTTTTAAGATTACAACTGGCCTTTTAAACCTTTATACTTATTGAATAAGCCATGATAGAAACAGTAGGTCCTCTGATCCTCTGGAAATAGGCTATTTGGCAGACTGAGTTTGAGGTGTCTAGTgactttttccaaaataaaaagtataatGAAGAGTTGCATATAAATATTAGAAACAGAGatgcttcttcctttccagtttCAGAGGGGAGGAAACTGTAACTTCTTGAAAAAGTCAAAGGGTATTCTGCACTGCAAATAGGGCTTCTAATCATCGCTTTCATCCTTGACTGACTAAATCAAGACTACTTAGTCTATTATTTAAGCACTCTGATATAAGATTCAGAGCACTCCGAAGCACATTAGAAGATATTTTCAAACTAACATGAcaattttccttaaaatctACTTACTAGCAACTCcatgtgttttaatttcagttaacCAGCACACTTCTGCAcaatagcttttatttcttgccCCTCTGCTTTGAAATAAGAGCTAGAGGTTTAACAGCTGGATTACAGACAGTCCGAGTAAAACCTTGACCCTTATTAGCCCCACCTCTCCATACCAGTTGTAAGAGACAAGTCTTTACTTCTACCATGtcttccttctcccatcccAACAACTCCTCCAAATATGCAGGCATACACTAcactattttttaatgtttggttTGTCCCTGTTAGTTCATACTGTcagtctttctgtctctctctcacaTACGCATACAGAAAGTACTTGCTATTTTAATTCCACATGTTCCCATTGGTGCTGTGTGGCATGAATTTTCCAatggtttttctttgctttaatcAGTTACATAGCTAGCTTGAGACCAGCTATAGTCAAACAGTCTGGTAAACTCCTATCTGTGGGCCACAGCTATGCTTGAAGGTCTCTGCCCCAAATCCAGGCAACAttcaagtatttttccttcagaagttCAGTGCCTTTCTTGCTGTAAAGACGATCTCACATCACTATGCTTTGTGAAGTAAGCCCAGCAACCCAGAGAGAAGATATCCGAAATCTGTCAAGTGTTCTGCACGTAATCCAGGGCCTCACATTCAGTAAATCACGTCTTATATTCTATATAACACAGTTTTGATGAAACAAATTTCTATGCCAGCCTGCTTCGATACAGAAGCGTTCCTACTTCCTTGAGAACATTTGTGTTTGCTCTGCAAGGGAAGTCATTTGCATTCCAACAGAAGTAAAGGTCTGCAAATCTGCTCAGCACCTGAACAAGTCTGCAGTTGACAATACAGATGGTTTTAATGAGACACAGAACTGGCTACTTGATATAACAGTTAAGTAAGGGACCTGACAAGACTTAACAAGAAGCAATAAGAGCAACCACCAAGCTCTTCTCTCCAGAATTCGTTTCtctgcaaaaaggaaacacacacAGTTTCGGAGACAAAGAGGGAGAACAGAGCAAGATCTGCAATAGTGTTGCACACTGAATGAGGGCTGAATGACTATTAAGTGAATGAAGGCCTCTATGTACCTTGCAAGGATGCTCTCAACAGGGAATCAAAGAGACCATTAAGACTTGCCAAGGTCACAGATCCATGTTTAAACATTATGGGTCAAGACATTAAGTTTGGATGTTGCATTTTCTGTCCTGTCACTCCCATCTAATCCACAGGCCAGACCAGTAAAACCAGAGATGGGATCTGCTCCTACCTCAGTCCAACACCCCAGTAGTGATGGATACTTAACACTTCACTGAAAAGGGAGATAAAGCAAATTTTGCTGCAGAGCTTTCTCTGTTTAAGTTTTCAAGGCAACCATTTCACTATGGAATGCTTTTTGCCCTTCCAAACAAGTTTACTGTGTGttatatgcatacacatacatataataCTTTCTCTACTttcttaaagggggcttataagaaagatggggacagactttttaatagaGCCTgcagcaataggacaaggggtaatggttttaaactaaaagagagtagatttagactagatataaggaaaaatgtttttacgATGAtgatggtgaaacactggaacagattgcccagaaaggttgtagaagccccatccctggaagcatccaaggtcaggctggacagggctttgagcaacctgatctagttgaagatgtccctgctcactgcagggggggttggactagatgacctttaaaggtcccttccaacccaaactattctatgattctgtaatctGGCTGGATTGTAAAAacacccacacagctgcttacATGTCACTGTTTACATACTAGAAACTAGCTGCCCTTTCTAAacctaggaaagaaaaacccaaataccagaACACcttcagacaaagaaaaagctttttaaaaaatatcagtatCTGAGCCTTGTACTCTGGGCACATACAGAGCACTTAAACTACTGCAAATGAGGAAGCCTAAAGGACTAATATAAGGCTGTTGCAGAGACTTAACTCAGGGTATACTATACAAACCTCAGTTACATTAAGgttactaaagaaaaaacaaaacaaaaccaaacaaaacccacataTTCAAGATGCacttaaacatttcattttggaCCAAATCTTTCCATTCCTACAGAAAGATGCGAATAACATCATCCTCACTGTGTCTGCCAAGCATAAAGATTACTTAAACCCCATCTTACTCCCCCTTTCAAAGATGGTGTTAATGAACACGTAACTTCTGAAGCTGCCCAAGTGAAGTTTCTAGAAgactggggagggagagagtaACCAGCAGTCCTGTGAGGAAGTGATGGACAGAATCGCTGAGCAAAGGGCATAAGGTGGAGTGATGGGAAGGGATCACAAAGTCAACAAAAAGGGCCACCTCCAGCACCTGCATGTAAGAAAAGAGTGCCTACAAGGCACCATTATGGAGAAATCCCCCAAACCCTCTCCAGGAACTCAACATGCCGGGGTGCCTCTCTGAAGTGCCTGTAGCATAGGGAATAAACATGATGAGTTAAGAGATCTGCATGCAGTTGCAGGGCTATGCTCTTGTTGGGGTCACTGAGACATGGTGTGATGgctcccatgactggagtgttgcAATGGAgggatacaggctctttaggaaggacaggccaggaagatgaggagggggagtggCCCTTTTATGTGAGAGAACAGCTGGAATGCATGGAGCCctgcctggggatggctgaTGAGCCAACTGAGAGCTTATGGGGTAAGGACTGAAGAGAAGACAGGTAAGGGTGGCATTGTAGTGGGTGTCTGCTATAGGCCACCTGACCAGGAAGACCAAGCAGATGAGGCCCTCTACGgacagataggagcagcctTGTGTTCACAGGCCCTGGCCCTCATGGGGGAATTCAACCACCCCGATATCCATaggagggacaacacagcagggcataagcaatctaggaggttcctggagagCAGACAACAACTTCCTCACCAAAGTGATACAGGAGCCAatgaggagaggtgctctgctggacctccTACTGACCAACAAGGAGGGGCTCATTGGGGATGTGAAGGtcaaaggcagccttggctgcagtgaccatgagatggtggagttcaggatcctgaggggaaggagggaggagagcagaaagcaagctcATAGCCCTGGATTTGAGGAGAGCTGACTctggcctcttcagggatctgcttggaagagtcCCTTGGGATAGgtccctggagggaagaggggtcCGAGAAAACTTTTTGATActcaaggatcacctcctccaagctcaggagaGTTCCATCCCAACAAGTGGGAAGTCAGGGAAAAATGCCAGgtctgcatggatgaacaaggaaagcctggcaaaactcaaacacaaaaaggaagcatacagaGGGTAGAAGCAAGGATGGATAACCTGGGAGGAATATGGAGACATTGTCCAAGCATGCAGGAAtgaggttaggaaagctaaagcccacATGGAATTGAATCTGTCCAGGGAtgacaaagacaaaaagaagggcttctacaagTACATGGGAGATTCCAtctgaacataaggaaaaactttttttttttttttttttgactgtgaggatgaccaagcactggaacaggttgcccagagagcttGTGGAgcctccctccttggagatattcaaaagccatctggacatggtcctgggcaactggctctaggtaACCTTGTTTGAGCATGGGGGGTAGATCAGATGACTTGcagatgtcccttccaacctcaaccattctgtgataaTACATCTCTAGAAGGTGCATGGCTGGTGTGCCTTAAATACAATACTTGTAACTCTGCATTCTCTCGCTATTCTGCAAGCACTATAATGTAATTACAGTGCTGTAGGTCTGTAGTTAGTAGGTGCTATTTTACCATAGATTCTACAACTTTGTGTGGTAGATTGACCctggccagcaactaagcacccaCCCGCTGCTCGCTCACTTTCCCCCCcactgcaggaggatgggggaagagaatgggaaaagcaagaaaaatgcatgagttgagataaagacaatttaataagGGAACACCAcacccacagaaaaaaaaaaaacaaacccaaacacaacaaaaccaagtaatgcaaaggcaatcactcaccacctcccagAAGCAGACTGATGCTCAGCCCATCTCTGAGCAACAGCTACTTTGGAAAAACTACctcccaggttttttttcctgagtattatgtcatatggtatggagtatccctttggtcagtttgggtcagccaTCCaggttgtgtcccctcccacgttcttgcccacccccagtctgctaacttggggggggggggggggaaagacaggcacacacagagcaagaaacagagaaagccttGAGCTAAGTACTGTTGTGCTGTTCAACACCAgtcaaaacactggtgtgttatcaacacttttGGTCACAAATTGAAACAGCacagctgctatgaagaaaattaactccatcccaatGAAACCCAGTACACTTCATATCCTTGAATTTCCCACATTTGCAGTAAAGTGACAGTGTTCTTTAAGACAGAAATTTTCATCAGGTTATTCGTAATTATATTGTTTATTAAGTTTTGTTAGCTTTCCTGCTATAAAGTACTAATAGCTGAAAAAATGCCACAAGAATCAAGAGACTTAATATGCTGTTCTTAAGCATGAGAAGAGCACatttttcaatgcaaaaaattaaacattttctattttgcagTTGTAACACCAACCAGAGCATCACCACAAACTGATGAATTCTCATTCCCATAGGAACCCAGACTTGCTTAGGTAAATGACTCTAAGAATGGGAGTCAGTAAACTGGATTAGTTCTAAGAGCAGGGAAAGAGGCAAACatttcatcagctttttttttttttaaaaccttggtGAATAGCTACTGTAAAAGAAAGCATCTGCAACTCTACCAAGTTAATATTCCTTCAGTTactacagttttgaaaaaatgctTCACTGTGATGCCTGATTGTTGAAGGAATGTACTAAAGAGGAGCAGAAGGCCAAGAGATCTCTAAAACAACGAACATATATCCTTGAGTGTCAAAACTCCCCTCTACTCCTCTTTTACTAGTCAGCAAGATCCACTAACTGGTGTCCCCCAAGTGAACCAGCTCATTATAATATGAAAACCACACCTCTGTTGGAAGAGCTACCCACCTCCAAAGGGAGACCCCTACCCACTGAGCATGCATACTGATTTTAAAGGGAGCTCTGTCTTTAAATTgaagcaaaagtagaaataaccaaTGACTAACAAGTAGGTGTTAACAGTAGGCGTAGTGACtttgtttaattgtataaatatgtgAAGCAAGGATAACagggtgtgctagctttgtggaattaccacccaacacccatctctgcacagaaatggaataaagcaaCTATCTCGACTCAGTGTGTGAATTGGTTCTTGCACACCAGGTAAAGAATCCATCTTTGGGACAACAACTGTAGCACAGTTGTTTCTCTAGTCTGCATTCATTCATTTTGTCAtcaagtattttattattttgtagaTTGCATTCTACTATTTTCACTCATTGTGCCTTTAGAATACACACAGACTATTAAAGTCTTCATCTGTTTTGAATTAGTACAAGGCTGTGcatacagttgttttttttatagGGTCTTGTGATCAAGATCACATCCCAACATTTAATTGGCCCctgcttctgtttccatttcccCCCCTTCATGGAACTCCACTAGGGAAAGAGGGAGCAAGCAGgggaaagagcagaagaaagaaaaaacagttcagAGCTACAGAAATAAATCCTGTTTTCAGCACACAAATTCACATATATATTGCATGTCCTTGGTGACTTTTAGAAAGTCTGAAATAGCAGCTTTCCTCATGGATTAGTTTGAGGAAGTAAGCAATATAACAATTTGGCACATTTGCACTATACCACTCCATCTATTATCAATGGACAGTACTGCTATCTAAAACATCAATGTCTCtgttaaatgtttcttttccttctgcccaAGCTACTCTGGCTCtgcttattaatttttaaatatttctttccttgccCAGTCTAGCCCAGCCATAACAATAAGATGCAAATTCAACTCCCATATCTAGAAATGCAACTTCGGATGCCCAAGTCTTTTATACCTACTGCAGGCAAAATTCCTGAGGAGAGAGTTCAGGCAAAACCTGCCTAGAATTAGGCTAGACTTCATACAGGTGTTAGAAAACACAAACATGACAGTACCACATGCAAGAAGGTGACACTACTTACTGGACAGTGAATCAGGAAAAATGTGAGttctgttgtggggttgggtttgtttggggttttttttgagggggtgttttgttgttttgctttgttttccttttacttaaggaaaaaaaaaaccacatcaaaAGAAAGAAGGTTTCTATTATGTTTGGAAAGATTTTGATTTTGCCCAGTTTCACTCACAATTTTAGTGGAATAGCCCCAGGTCCACGTCCCTCCCCATATATTTGTCTTAACCAGATTGTACTTTCAGGCAAGGAGCACACATTCATGCAGAACCTATCTCAATACCACTGAGGACTCAAGGTACTACTAAAATTCAGAcccaccccttcctcctcaaTTACTACTCCCAGCACATATGCCACAACACCTGTCTTCGAAAGGTTACAGTCAGCATtctttctgttaagaaaaaaaggagggtaactgTCAtaggtgattccctcctgtggggaacagagggcccaatctgccgtccagacccatcccacagggaagtctgcccaggttagggacattactaagaaactccccgaTCTGGTACAGgcctctgattattacccgctgttggttatgcaggttggcagtgatgaagttgcagagagaagtcctaaagtgATCAAAAGgcacttcagggcactggggcgattggctgcaggatcaggagcacaggtagtgttttcctcaatcctgtcagtggcagggaagaatgctgaaaggaacaggaaagctcagctgattaacaggtggctcagaggctgatGCCATCAgtagaattttggtttttttgatcatggggaggtttacacagcaccaggcctgctggcagcagatggagatcagctgtctccaaaggggaaaaggatcctcgcccatgagttggtgggactcattgagagggctttaaactaggtttgaagggggaaggggatataaacgggcccgctagaGAGGAGCCAGAGGGTGacatggcaatgttgggggtgaaatcaagAGCATCTccaccaatgcacgtagcatgggcaacaaacaggaggagctggaagcccttgtgcagcaggatggctatgacatagtcgccatcacagaaacgtggtgggacgactctcatgactggagtgctgcactggagggctataagctcttcagaagggacaggcaaggaaggagaggtggtagggtggctctgtatgttagggagggTTTCGGTTGTACAGAGCTCAACAACTGTGATGCTAAGGTTGAGTGCttctgggtaaggatgagggggaaggccagcaaggcagacgtcctgttaggagtctgctatagaccacccagccaggatgtagaggtagatgaggcgttctataagcagctggcagaagtctcgcaatcgctaccccttgttcttgtgggggacttcaacttgccagacatctgctggaaatacaacacagcagagaggcaacagtctcagaagttcctagagtgtgtggaggataacttcctgatgcagctggtaaatgagcctaccaggggaggtgcctcacctgacctgctgtttacaaacacagaaggactcatgggagataTCATGGTCAGtggccatcttgggcttagcaaccatgctgtgatagagttttcgattcttggtgaagtaaggaagagggccagcaaaaccactaccatggacttccagagggcagactttggcctgttcaggacactggttgggaaaatCCCTTAGGaagcagtcctgaagggcaaaggggtccaggaaggctgggccttcttcaagaaggaagtcttaagggcacaggagcgggctgtccccatgtgccataagaccaaccggcagggaagacgaccggcctggctgaacagggagctttttctgggactcaggggaaaaaaggagagtttaccacctttggaagaaaggtgggtggctgggtggccaagcccagagagttgtggtgaatggagttaaatccagttagtggtgttccccagggctctgttttggggccagtcttgtttaatatctttatcaatgatctggatgaggggattgagtgcgccctcagtaagtcggcagatgacaccaaactgggtgggagtgtcaatctgctcaagggtaggatggccctgcagagggacctggacaggctggaccgatgggccgaggccaactgtatgaggttcaacaaggccaagtgccgggtcctgcacttgggtcacaacaaccccatgcaaggctacaggcttggggaagagtggctggaaagctgcctggccgaaaaggacctgggggtgttggtagatagccagctgaacatgagccagcagtgtgcccaggtggccaagaaggccaacagcatcctggcttgtatcaggaatagtgtggccagcaggagcagggaggtgactgtccccctgtattcagcgctggggaggccgcacctggaatactgtgtccagttttgggcccctcaatacaagaaagacattgaggtgctggagcgtgtccagagaagggcaacgaagctggtgaagggtctggagcacaggccttatgaggagcggctgagggagctggggttgtttagcctagagaagaggaggctgaggggagaccttatcgctctctacaactgcctgaaaggaggttgtagtgaggtgggggttggtctcttctcccatgtagttagcgataggacaagagacTGCTTCAATGATGCTGCTGATGCCAAGTTCTTGGAAGCAAGAACTGCTGGGGGTGTTACAAAACTACATACAGTAATCCCTCATCAGCCTGCTGGTCACCTACAGAAGCACCACAGGACACTTCACCATGTGACACCCTGCCTCCTGACCAACATCAGCAGTGTCAGCaggatgtttgttttttttaataatgcattGTCAGACTCCATTACTGTTCAGACCACACCATGACAAGTTATCATCTCgtgtcagagaagaaaataggaaggaaaTGTATGCGAATTCCATgcacagagaaataaagaggaaatcaatcggggggggggggggggggggagagttCAGCATTAGAAGACTTCCAAAAGAGAAACTCAACATCAGTCAGGAAAGTACTTCTCAGATGTGGTTAAGCAAGAAGGTCACTGTTTATAAGTAACTCCAGAAATACCTAGCATCTATTATTGATTATCTTTAAAACTACTCAGAACTTCATAATAATTAAGTGTCCTTTAATCAATTGGAACAGTAGCTTAAAATAttccacctccttttttttccaggcgGACAGTCCAAGGAGAAGGGCTCTTCTCCCCCGTAGTGAGTCTGTAAAACATATATGGTAACAGGCAGGTAAAGCCTGTTTAAGACACACAACATTAAACTCACATCTCCACATCTGATAAAAACACTGCCACCTTTATTTATAACTTtattctccttccttctgtccCCAAGAAACCCCCAGAGGCTTTAAAGACAGTCGGATAGATACTGCTGAGTACGTGTGCATGCTCTTGCCTCCTTTCCACCCCCCAAATTAAGTTATTCAAGACAAACTTCTGCAACAGTTCTCCAGCAGcctcagagacagaaaaactgTTTAGTGCCTGATAAACTGCCATAGCTTGTCCTACAAAACAACCTCTAGTACAGTCAGGCTGTCCTGAACACCAGGAAACAGGATTGTTTATCTTTACGCCAACGAAGTCGGCAAATCATCAAAATCAGTACATTGCCTGCGCCCAGTAAGATATTGGTAGTTTTGCTGCATGTCCTGTTGTTCTTATGAGACTGTCTGGAACAACATGGCACATCGGTGTAATCTAGCATAGCTTTGCACATACTAAACGTGTTCATGACAATTAAATGAGCTTTCCTTATGGAGGAGAGAACTGTGAAAATGCTGAAGGCACAAGCACAGAGCTGAGGTCACATCAGAGAAATGCAGACCTTAATTTTAGACAAGTCTGAGCTCGAAAACCAAATACAAGACCAAAGAGAGCTTATTTGCATCTTTTGCCCAGTACACAGGAATTCtattagaagagaaaaatacagcttccaGCAGAAAGTATCTTCTGCTACAGCCTCTGCCCAAGGAGCTAGCCTCAAAGTTACATTCACAACCTGTCTTCCATCTAGCCAGGACGGTGCTGACATCCCCTTCTCCAGAACTTCTATATCatccattttaaaacaaacaaaaagcctacTTGTTTTCATCATATTATGAACTAACCATCAGTTGGTTATGATCAAAAGGTAATTAAGAACTTTAAATTAAGACTGAAGTACCAGTTGGCCCCCAACCACTCTGGGTTATGAAATACGTGTATTATTTCTCCCACCCTTGACTTTTATGAAGACAAGCAATcaggaaaatacagatatataaTAGATAAAAGACATCGGAGGTAGATTTTTAAAGTTGAAATACACTGAAGAGATCCTAAGGCAAAACCTGTCATATTTAACCCCAAGAGGTTCCAGTCTGCCCTAGCTCCAGATTGAATACTGCTCACAGGGGAGATTCAACAACTGCCTATCTGGAGAATAAATTATAAGTCATCTAGTTTAGGCACAGGCAGGTGGCTTTTGACATGAGAACAGAGCCACTGTCTTAAAGGCACAGGTAGGCCTCTGCCTTTTAGAAATATCCCAAATCCACAGAAAGTGCTTCAGCATCTACATTTTCAAACTGTCTACAGCTATCTGCTGAACCACTTGACCAGTTTATGCCCAAGCACAGCACTAACTTGCACAGGCCAgactgctgctttctcctccccactcttcaataataggaaaaaaacccactgcattATAAGACATTATCAGCTCCACCTCACAGACAAAGCAGCTTTTGACTGAAGTCCTTCAACAAAGCAGTAACATGTACCTCttctaaaaaataaagccaagttCATCTTTACCTTGGGCAGGAAGTctataaagatgaaaaaattaaatcacacatGGTCAGTGTTCTGATGCTCCTGCTTTTAAGCAGCTGAATGATAACTGGAAAACAAGTGttataatattaaatatttaaaggaaagtAAGTACAGGCTGTTCAGTCCAGTGATCTcctc from Pelecanus crispus isolate bPelCri1 chromosome W, bPelCri1.pri, whole genome shotgun sequence encodes the following:
- the LOC142596502 gene encoding repulsive guidance molecule B-like, translating into MGRAAPSCTAEAGWPRRLPSAALGLIAALGILLGTADCQLQTPCRIQKCTTDFVSLTSHLNSALDGFDLEFCKALRAYAACTYRNSKVCRGNLVYHSALLGISDLMSQRNCSKDGPTSSTNPEVTHDPCNYSGHAGARENQGEEQTSTYLFCGLFGDPHLRTFKDHFQTCKVEGAWPLIDNNYLSVQVTNVPVAPGSSATATNKITIIFKSYRDCTDQKVYQAVTDDLPAAFVDGTTSGSDGNTKSLQIVEKIGGKYVEMHARYIGTTVYIRQLGHYLTLAIRMPQELAMAYEESQDLQLCVNGCPSSERIDDSSHLLLSVMGQLLPQAGATHHWSVYTLETATTKCHEKILVKDIYFYSCVFDLLTTGDVNFTAAAHSALKDVEALHPRKEHWHIFPSNESGGGVSKGSSKFFVSPGFVCLILAVFL